CATCGCTCGAGACATTTTCCGCTTCCGCTTCGTACGAGGTCAGCACGCGGTGACGCAGAACGTCGGGCGCAATTTCTTTGACATCGTCGGGAATCACAAAACCGCGTCCGTGCAAAAAGGCGTGCGCGCGCGACGCTTCAATCATGTAGATGCCCGCGCGGGGCGACGCGCCAAAGGCGATAAGCGGTTTCAAATGCGCGAGACCGTAATCGGCGGGCTTGCGCGTGGCTACGACGAGGTTCAACACATAATCTTTCAGCCGTTCGTCCACGTACACTTCTTTGACCAATTTACGCGCGTTCAAAATCGTTTCGGGCGCGACGACGCTGCGGGCGTGCGGTTTGTGCGCGCCGGTCATGCGGTCGAGCATGTCGCGTTCGTCCGCGCGCGCGGGATAGTCCACCAAAAGTTTGAACATGAAACGGTCTACTTGCGCTTCGGGCAGCGGATACGTGCCCTCTTGCTCGATTGGGTTTTGCGTCGCCATCACCATGAAAAGTTCGGGCAATTTATCCGTTTTGGACGCAATCGTGATTTGGCGTTCCTGCATCGCTT
This genomic stretch from bacterium harbors:
- a CDS encoding MoxR family ATPase, with the protein product AMQERQITIASKTDKLPELFMVMATQNPIEQEGTYPLPEAQVDRFMFKLLVDYPARADERDMLDRMTGAHKPHARSVVAPETILNARKLVKEVYVDERLKDYVLNLVVATRKPADYGLAHLKPLIAFGASPRAGIYMIEASRAHAFLHGRGFVIPDDVKEIAPDVLRHRVLTSYEAEAENVSSD